ggctgacctccggctgcagggacaaggtgagtatatatatttttacatatttttggatgattttcagagaaggtcttatatttttaagcccttcccgaaaattcatcccgcgctcgccggcagcccattgctttcaatggagccggctgtattgctggctagattgaattcaatgggcgaacatcgttcttctctgccacagctgttacagctgtggcagaggagaatgatctttgtagtatatgttctcaatggggtcggcgctgctgccgtcggccccattgagtgcatatatagatagaacacaaggaatcgcagaatgcagataggcgcgatctgcgattgctcgtgtcctataatttatcggacatccgcataaaaagcggccatgtgaccgatcccattgcgaagcaatggttctatatatacgcagatcgcatgcgcaaatcgcacgaaaaaacgcctgtctgaccgaggcctgccaTGGGAATCCATTGACATTGTGGAGTGCCAGTGGGTGACAAAAGGAGCCCTGTACCTCTGTCATCTGTTTACATCCTGCCGATGccattgactgtggcatgtaaagggttaaactgccaagatTTGAGGCTTCTCCACTCCTGGCAGTTAATGCAGGAGCCTGTTTGTCAGTAATCAGCCAAGCCAGCATCTTATAaaatatgtatgtgcaggtttaaagcccattagtaagGTCAATAAAAAAGCTTATTGGGCAtcattaaggtgttaaaggggttttccaggttaaatactattgatgacctctgcataatataggtcatcaattgttgattggTAGGGATCTGCCACTTGACTGccagctgatcagctgagcgggcatcTGAGTCAGCACCACTCCACACAGGGGTTGAAGCTGAAGCCACTGCCCAACCCCTGTTTAGTGGCCAAAGCTTGTAATTGCACACTAGGGTCTCAATGAAGCCTGCAGTTACAGCAGCGGCTTCCTCCCCTACCGCTTTGTGTAATGGTCCTGACAGAAGGCACCTTCTCAGCTGATCTGCTGGGATGCGAAGCAACATACTCTAGCCAATCAATTATTAAATACTTATGCTGAAAACTTAGTTAACAACTTAATACGCAAAAACTATATATGGGAAATTTGTGAGGACCATTGTAGTTGGGTCCACCAAATAGATCCCGATATGCAATATATATAAGCACACTACAGACTCCATTGCATATATCCCAGTATGATAAATAAATACTGTGTGCTGTTGGAGTTTTAAATGAGGATCGGAATATGAGACAAGCGGCACAAATTGATGAATAATCTTTAAGTACCATATACGGTTGGTATTGGTGCACTGTAGTAAATTACCTCCATCCCGATATATCATCATGTTCTTAGTCTTCTCTCTACAAGTTAGCCCTATGGACTTTTAGAGTAAGGATGGAGATGATACATGTTTGTTTGTTCATTTAGGTTTGTCACCTTTTGTGTATTCGATACAAGAGACCCCTGAAGTCTTAGttttaaataaatcaataaaagttatattttaggaattTGCCCTGTGATTAATAGAGATAATATTGTAGATTCCTCTGCCCCTGTGAATAAAGAAAACAATAAAGTTTACAGATTTACCAAAGTTTTTACTGACTTGGATTAAACTATATCTATTCCCTGTGTCCCAGTGGATGACATCAGTTTTATACTTCAAAGTATTTTCTTGTCATCTTTAATTTTTTCTAATTATAATTCTCATATTTCTAGGACTTGCTGTTAGTAGATGCTGAAGAATGCTCTGATGACATCTTTTCTCCTTTTAAACACAGGGAAGGAATCTAACCAAAGTCACACAGTTCTTCTTCTTGGGATTTCAAGCTAGCAAACATGTAAGAATTATCTTGTTCTGTCTGTTCCTGGTGGTTTACTGCGGGACATTATTTGGGAACCTCCTGATTATTACCCTGGTGTCCACCAGCAAGAACCTCCAcactccaatgtacttcttcatctCACAACTGTCCATCAGTGACATCTTGTTATCCACAGATATTGTCCCGATCATGCTTCACATCCTATGGAATAATGGGGGGACCATTACTTTTATTGGATGCATTACTCAATATTATTTCTTCTGTGCCTCGGAACTGTTTGAGTGTTTTCTCCTCACAGTGATGTCTTATGACAGATATGTGGCTATCTGCAATCCCCTCCATTATGCTTCTATAATGACAAGGACTTGTTGTGTGAAATTTGCCATCATTGCTTGGTGCTTCGGTTTTTCCAATACATTGATTTTTTATGTCACAATAGCAATGTTAAAATTTTGTGGGCCGAATATTATTGACCATTTTTTCTGTGACATGAATCCTCTGCTGGAACTTGCCTGCTCTGATACCTTCATTGTTCACCTCGAAATCAGATTAATAGGTTCCCCTCTAGTAATCATCCCAACCATATTAATAATTACATCTTATGTCAAAATTATTGTGGCCATCTTAAGGATCCCATCCAGTACCGGTAGAcataaagccttctccacctgtagCTCTCACCTCATTGTGGTCTCCATATTTTACTGGACTCAGTTCGGTGTTTATATTTTTCCAACACAAGATCAAACCTTGAATATTCGCAAGATTCTATCATTACTCTATACTGTATTTACTCCTTTCATCAACCCCCTTATATACAGTCTAAGAAATAACTCTATAAAGAAAGCTgccaaaaacttaataaaatgtaATTCGCTTCTATTATAaggatctatagagaatttgatttttttacatCTAATGACATACCATGGACCCATTTTACTCCTTCTCTATGTGAACCTTGGGTGCATGTTGGGTGTCATCGTATGGAATGGACTTGGGAGCTGAATACATCGTGGGTGTTAGCTGTTTTTGATAGCTGACACCCCACCGCAACAGATAATGCTGATTGTTAGCAAAAGTTTGTTCCTTGTGGTTTACTGAGGGACATTATGTGAGAATCTCCTAATCATCATTTTGGTGTCCAGCAGCAAGAACCTCTACACTTCAATATACAGATATTGTTCTCAACATGTTCCACATACTACTGTACAATGGAGAGACCATTACTTTTAT
The nucleotide sequence above comes from Eleutherodactylus coqui strain aEleCoq1 chromosome 2, aEleCoq1.hap1, whole genome shotgun sequence. Encoded proteins:
- the LOC136610370 gene encoding olfactory receptor 5G9-like; the encoded protein is MKTTSGFSLHVNAPCSALHVEGEVLSEKPGRNLTKVTQFFFLGFQASKHVRIILFCLFLVVYCGTLFGNLLIITLVSTSKNLHTPMYFFISQLSISDILLSTDIVPIMLHILWNNGGTITFIGCITQYYFFCASELFECFLLTVMSYDRYVAICNPLHYASIMTRTCCVKFAIIAWCFGFSNTLIFYVTIAMLKFCGPNIIDHFFCDMNPLLELACSDTFIVHLEIRLIGSPLVIIPTILIITSYVKIIVAILRIPSSTGRHKAFSTCSSHLIVVSIFYWTQFGVYIFPTQDQTLNIRKILSLLYTVFTPFINPLIYSLRNNSIKKAAKNLIKCNSLLL